A section of the Cryobacterium soli genome encodes:
- a CDS encoding efflux RND transporter permease subunit, whose amino-acid sequence MKNRALIALITIVAAIFGSLALTSLKQELIPSLQLPTLLVSTSYPGASPEVVNDDVSTPIERAIQGIEGLESTSTTSSTNSSLVNATFTYGTDLVKAESKISQAINRIKTTLPEDLDPQVISGTIDDFPVLSLAVSGGDADTVADQLTRSVLGDIRDVDGVRDATLVGDIGQRVTITPDAAQLTARGLTTAAIRDALQQNGSLIPAGSLTEGDQTLSVQAGTKLGSADDIAALPLIGAANPTALPTAAPAPVTIGDVAAVTVQDNPVTSISRVNGEPALTISVTKVPAANTVDVSTAVRAILPQLEDAVPGTSMTVVFDQAPFIQESIDALTQEGILGLVFAVLVILVFLLSVRATLVTAISIPTSVLITFIGLQTVGYSLNILTLGALTIAIGRVVDDSIVVIENIKRHLVWGADRADTIVRAVREVAGAITASTITTVTVFLPISFVGGSTGELFRPFALTVTIALLASLLVALTIVPVLAYWFLRAPKPVAVAEPAVASPVAEPAVAGTLGSDSTGTVSPATGPAVVVTDAATPVGTTPNPATGPATLASVATGTVTTATAVLPRNRHAAPEADGFDERDAREQPSRLQKGYLPIIRWTLRHYVSTLLLAALVLVGTVALLPFMKVNFLGSTGQSTFQVTQELPVGTSLAAQDSASTAVEDAIREVDGVSIVQVSIGGGSAFAAFAGGGSSSSTVTYSVTTEDSADSDAVQAEVRTQLDGLDDAGEVTVSAGSGFGGSSDIEIDITAASGADLQTASDDILAAVGDLGSVTQVSSNLAASRPYVAVTIDRTAAATAGLSELALGTLVSQAMQPSTIGSIVIDEATLSVYLQSATSPATTADLAALQIPTLAGPVALDTLATVEQVDGPSTLTTTKGLRTATISATPNSDDLGTATADVSTALADTDLPTGASASLGGVSADQTDAFQQLGIAMLVAILIVYIVMVATFRSLLQPLLLLVSVPFAATGAIALQVITGIPLGVASLIGVLMLIGIVVTNAIVLVDLVNQYRRRGQSVFDALVHGASRRLRPILMTALATIFALLPMASGLTGHGGFISQPLALVVIGGLVSSTVLTLVVLPVLYLVVEGGRENRRLRRATR is encoded by the coding sequence ATGAAGAACCGGGCGCTCATCGCGCTCATCACCATCGTCGCGGCGATTTTCGGCAGCCTGGCCCTCACCAGCCTCAAGCAGGAACTGATCCCGTCCCTGCAGTTGCCCACGCTGCTGGTCTCCACGAGCTACCCGGGGGCCTCGCCCGAGGTCGTCAACGACGACGTCTCCACGCCTATCGAGCGGGCGATCCAGGGCATCGAGGGCCTCGAGTCCACGTCCACGACGAGCAGCACGAACTCCTCGCTGGTCAACGCCACGTTCACCTACGGCACCGACCTGGTCAAGGCCGAATCCAAGATCAGCCAGGCCATCAACCGCATCAAGACCACGCTGCCCGAGGACCTCGACCCGCAGGTGATCAGCGGCACCATCGATGACTTCCCGGTGCTGTCGCTGGCCGTGTCCGGCGGCGACGCCGACACCGTCGCCGACCAGCTCACCCGCAGCGTGCTCGGTGACATCCGCGACGTCGACGGGGTGCGCGACGCCACTCTCGTCGGTGACATCGGCCAGCGCGTCACCATCACGCCGGATGCCGCGCAGCTGACCGCGCGCGGCCTCACCACCGCCGCCATCCGCGACGCTCTGCAGCAGAACGGCTCGCTCATCCCGGCCGGTTCGCTCACCGAGGGCGACCAGACCCTGTCCGTTCAGGCGGGGACCAAGCTCGGCTCGGCCGACGACATCGCCGCCCTGCCGCTGATCGGTGCCGCGAATCCGACCGCCCTCCCCACCGCGGCCCCGGCACCGGTGACCATCGGCGACGTCGCCGCGGTCACAGTGCAGGACAACCCCGTCACCAGCATCTCCCGGGTCAACGGCGAGCCCGCGCTCACCATCTCGGTCACCAAGGTGCCGGCCGCCAACACCGTCGACGTATCCACGGCCGTGCGCGCCATCCTGCCGCAGCTCGAAGACGCCGTCCCAGGCACCAGCATGACGGTCGTGTTCGACCAGGCCCCGTTCATCCAGGAGTCCATCGACGCGCTCACCCAGGAAGGAATCCTCGGCCTGGTCTTCGCCGTCCTGGTGATCCTGGTGTTCCTGCTGTCGGTGCGCGCCACGCTCGTCACCGCCATCTCCATCCCCACCTCGGTGCTGATCACCTTCATCGGCCTGCAGACGGTGGGCTACTCGCTCAACATCCTCACCCTCGGTGCGCTCACCATCGCCATCGGCCGGGTCGTCGACGACTCCATCGTGGTGATCGAGAACATCAAGCGGCATCTGGTCTGGGGTGCCGACCGAGCGGATACGATCGTGCGCGCCGTCCGCGAAGTGGCCGGCGCCATCACCGCGTCCACCATCACCACGGTCACCGTGTTCCTGCCGATCTCCTTCGTGGGTGGGTCCACGGGCGAGCTCTTCCGCCCGTTCGCGCTCACCGTCACGATCGCGCTTCTCGCGTCGCTGCTCGTCGCGCTCACGATCGTCCCGGTGCTGGCGTACTGGTTCCTCCGTGCACCCAAGCCCGTCGCTGTCGCCGAGCCGGCCGTGGCCTCGCCCGTAGCCGAGCCCGCCGTGGCCGGCACGCTCGGCTCAGACTCCACCGGTACGGTTTCTCCCGCTACCGGTCCGGCCGTTGTCGTGACGGATGCCGCCACCCCGGTCGGCACCACACCGAACCCGGCCACCGGTCCGGCCACCCTGGCCTCGGTCGCCACCGGCACCGTGACCACCGCCACGGCCGTGCTGCCCCGCAACCGGCACGCCGCCCCCGAGGCCGACGGCTTCGACGAGCGCGATGCGCGCGAACAGCCCAGCCGCCTGCAGAAGGGCTACCTGCCGATCATCCGCTGGACCCTGCGGCACTACGTGAGCACGCTGCTGCTCGCCGCCCTGGTGCTGGTCGGCACCGTCGCCCTGCTGCCGTTCATGAAGGTGAACTTCCTGGGCTCCACCGGCCAGTCCACCTTCCAGGTGACCCAGGAACTCCCGGTGGGCACCAGCCTCGCGGCGCAGGACTCCGCGTCCACGGCCGTGGAGGACGCCATCCGCGAGGTGGACGGCGTGAGCATCGTGCAGGTGTCGATCGGCGGCGGCAGCGCCTTCGCGGCCTTCGCCGGCGGCGGCTCGTCGTCGAGCACCGTCACCTACTCCGTCACCACCGAGGATTCCGCCGACTCCGACGCCGTGCAGGCCGAGGTGCGCACGCAGCTCGACGGCCTCGACGACGCCGGCGAGGTCACGGTGTCCGCCGGCTCAGGGTTCGGCGGATCGTCCGACATCGAGATCGACATCACCGCGGCCTCCGGCGCCGACCTGCAGACCGCCTCCGACGACATCCTCGCGGCCGTCGGCGACCTCGGCTCCGTCACCCAGGTCAGTAGCAACCTGGCCGCCTCCCGCCCGTATGTGGCGGTCACCATCGATCGCACGGCCGCGGCCACGGCCGGGCTCAGCGAGCTCGCCCTCGGCACCCTGGTGTCGCAGGCGATGCAGCCGAGCACGATCGGTTCGATAGTGATCGACGAGGCCACCCTCTCGGTCTACCTGCAGTCCGCCACCTCCCCGGCCACCACGGCCGATCTCGCGGCGCTGCAGATCCCCACGCTGGCCGGCCCGGTCGCCCTCGACACCCTCGCCACCGTGGAGCAGGTCGACGGTCCGTCCACCCTCACCACGACAAAGGGGCTGCGCACGGCCACGATCTCTGCCACCCCGAACAGCGATGACCTGGGCACCGCGACCGCCGACGTGTCGACCGCGCTGGCCGACACGGACCTGCCTACCGGCGCATCCGCGTCACTCGGTGGCGTGTCGGCCGACCAGACGGATGCCTTCCAGCAGCTGGGAATCGCGATGCTCGTCGCCATCCTGATCGTCTACATCGTCATGGTCGCCACCTTCCGCTCGCTGCTGCAGCCGCTGCTGCTGCTCGTGTCGGTGCCCTTCGCGGCCACGGGAGCCATCGCTTTGCAGGTCATCACCGGCATCCCGCTCGGGGTGGCCTCCCTCATCGGGGTGCTGATGCTCATCGGCATCGTCGTCACCAACGCCATCGTGCTCGTGGACCTGGTCAACCAGTACCGGAGACGGGGTCAGAGTGTGTTCGACGCCCTGGTGCACGGGGCGTCACGACGGTTGCGCCCGATCCTCATGACAGCTCTGGCCACGATTTTCGCTCTGTTGCCGATGGCGAGCGGGCTCACCGGTCACGGCGGGTTCATCTCCCAGCCGCTGGCGCTCGTGGTCATCGGCGGACTGGTGTCGTCGACGGTGCTGACCCTGGTGGTGCTGCCGGTGCTCTACCTGGTCGTCGAGGGCGGGCGGGAGAACCGCCGGCTGCGCCGAGCGACCCGCTGA
- a CDS encoding M20/M25/M40 family metallo-hydrolase: MATPTEPGPVDTGRHSTLEPAANGHLDPVALAARLITIDSVNPDLAPDGAGETEIAAWCAEWLATRGFEVHRLEERVGRPSIVGIKRGTGGGRSLMLNAHLDTVGVDGYEGDPFAGERHAGRLHGRGAFDTKGGLAAVLVAAQRATLTPLAGDVLVTLVADEEFGSSGTEEVLRRFSADSAVVVEPSELSLTVCHRGFAWFDLTLRGRAAHGSMPEQGVDAIRHAGLVLRALDDLRTGLEQKPPHPLLGHGTVRVAVIAGGTDAATVAPSCTLTIERRTLPGETPDAVEAELRRLLDHLAQGTPDFAYTLTRLVARAAFEADPDWPIVLELAEQAERVLGHPVEQRGEPFWTDAALVLEAGIPCLLFGVDGGGAHATEEWATERSIHQVAEVLETTIVSICA, translated from the coding sequence ATGGCGACCCCCACCGAGCCCGGTCCCGTCGACACCGGTCGGCACAGCACGCTCGAGCCTGCCGCGAACGGTCACCTCGATCCGGTCGCGCTGGCCGCCCGCCTCATCACGATCGACTCGGTCAACCCCGACCTCGCACCCGACGGTGCCGGTGAGACGGAGATCGCCGCCTGGTGCGCCGAGTGGCTCGCGACCCGGGGGTTCGAGGTGCACCGCCTGGAGGAACGCGTCGGGCGGCCCTCCATCGTGGGGATCAAACGCGGCACCGGCGGCGGCCGGTCGCTGATGCTCAACGCCCACCTCGACACCGTCGGCGTCGACGGCTACGAGGGTGACCCCTTCGCGGGCGAACGGCACGCCGGCCGGCTGCACGGGCGCGGTGCGTTCGACACCAAGGGCGGCCTGGCCGCCGTGCTCGTCGCCGCGCAGCGGGCCACGCTCACGCCGCTGGCCGGCGACGTGCTCGTGACCCTGGTCGCCGACGAGGAATTCGGCAGCTCCGGCACCGAGGAGGTGCTCCGGCGTTTCAGCGCCGACTCGGCCGTCGTGGTCGAGCCCAGCGAACTCAGCCTCACCGTCTGCCACCGGGGCTTCGCCTGGTTCGACCTCACCCTGCGCGGCCGCGCGGCCCACGGCTCGATGCCGGAGCAGGGCGTCGACGCCATCCGGCACGCCGGCCTGGTGCTGCGCGCCCTCGACGACCTCCGCACCGGGCTCGAGCAGAAACCCCCGCATCCGCTGCTCGGCCACGGCACGGTGCGGGTGGCCGTCATCGCCGGCGGCACGGATGCGGCCACGGTCGCCCCGTCCTGCACCCTGACGATCGAGCGGCGCACGCTCCCCGGCGAGACGCCGGACGCGGTCGAGGCGGAGCTGCGCCGCCTGCTGGACCACCTGGCGCAGGGCACCCCTGACTTCGCCTACACCCTCACCCGGCTGGTGGCCCGAGCCGCCTTTGAGGCCGATCCCGACTGGCCGATCGTGCTCGAGCTGGCCGAACAGGCCGAGCGGGTTCTCGGGCACCCGGTCGAACAGCGCGGCGAGCCCTTCTGGACCGATGCGGCGCTGGTGCTCGAGGCGGGCATCCCGTGCCTGCTCTTCGGCGTCGACGGCGGCGGGGCACACGCGACCGAGGAGTGGGCGACCGAGCGTTCCATCCACCAGGTGGCCGAGGTGCTGGAGACAACCATCGTCTCGATCTGCGCCTGA
- a CDS encoding CPBP family intramembrane glutamic endopeptidase, producing MGDEATVTVPAMPGRASGRALVRVLAAALVSVSAVLLFGLRLPLPGYAALAAALLVAFLADRALFRDLALIAVGLLIISTISVEANISYPNMALMGVVLSAAVFVPYLLSRRLLGDQEVWFPIRTGQRWTTLERWYLVGVLLLGYLILPTYFIRSGAYLNWPGISAPDELGRLFVGVGFVGIWDELFFICLVFALLRRHFSFWTANLLQMVIFVSFLWELGYRSWGPLLTIPFALLQGYTFSITKSLTYVVCVHLLFDLVVFLVLVHAHNRDWLAVFLY from the coding sequence ATGGGAGATGAAGCGACCGTGACCGTGCCGGCGATGCCGGGGCGGGCATCCGGGCGGGCACTGGTTCGCGTGCTGGCGGCCGCGCTCGTCTCGGTGTCGGCGGTGCTCCTGTTCGGGCTGCGACTGCCCCTGCCCGGCTACGCGGCACTGGCGGCGGCGCTGCTCGTGGCGTTCCTGGCGGACCGCGCGCTCTTCCGGGACCTGGCCCTGATCGCCGTGGGGCTGCTCATCATCAGCACGATCTCGGTCGAGGCGAACATCAGCTACCCCAACATGGCGTTGATGGGTGTGGTGCTCTCGGCCGCCGTCTTCGTGCCGTACCTGCTGTCCCGCCGGTTGCTCGGCGACCAGGAGGTGTGGTTCCCGATCCGCACCGGGCAACGCTGGACGACCCTGGAGCGCTGGTACCTCGTAGGCGTGCTGCTGCTGGGCTACCTGATCCTGCCCACCTATTTCATCCGCTCCGGCGCCTACCTCAACTGGCCGGGCATCAGCGCTCCCGACGAACTCGGCCGGCTGTTCGTTGGCGTGGGCTTCGTGGGGATCTGGGACGAACTGTTCTTCATCTGCCTGGTTTTCGCCTTGCTCAGGCGGCACTTCTCCTTCTGGACAGCGAACCTCTTGCAGATGGTGATCTTCGTGTCATTCCTCTGGGAGCTCGGCTACCGCAGCTGGGGGCCGCTGCTGACTATCCCGTTCGCGCTGCTGCAGGGCTACACCTTCTCGATCACGAAGTCGCTCACCTACGTGGTGTGCGTGCACCTGCTCTTCGACCTGGTGGTGTTCCTCGTTCTGGTACACGCCCACAACCGGGACTGGCTCGCCGTCTTCCTGTACTGA
- a CDS encoding DUF4097 family beta strand repeat-containing protein — translation MTQEKWLIAPGQTKIIDVELVRSLKVSLIGGKIDVIGSDDPGARIEVHSVTGKDLKVSVVGDTLEIDHPQLRWDNFIDVFASFRGSAKAEVSVTVPRDVALKFGVVTADALVTGLRNDAKLSTVSGDLVIDDVTGDLELNGVNGEMSVRNHTGNIFAHTVSGDITASGGIRRFTVDGVTSAIFLDVEGTPDEISTNLVSGNLTVRLGAEVPTRYKINTVSGTLQLDEQTIRGTLGKGYEGSTGQLDGAWLDLRANSVSGNISVVRRHNVDVGETGGASGGAAGATGEGAWS, via the coding sequence ATGACGCAGGAAAAATGGTTGATCGCCCCGGGGCAGACGAAGATCATCGACGTGGAGCTCGTGCGCTCACTCAAGGTCAGCCTCATCGGCGGCAAGATCGACGTGATCGGCAGCGATGACCCCGGCGCGCGCATCGAGGTGCACAGCGTGACCGGCAAGGACCTCAAGGTCTCGGTCGTGGGCGACACCCTCGAAATCGATCACCCCCAGCTGCGCTGGGACAACTTCATCGACGTCTTCGCGTCCTTCCGCGGCAGCGCGAAGGCCGAGGTGAGCGTCACCGTGCCCCGCGACGTGGCACTGAAGTTCGGCGTGGTCACGGCGGATGCGCTCGTCACCGGGCTCCGCAACGACGCCAAACTCAGCACGGTCTCCGGCGACCTCGTCATCGACGACGTCACGGGCGACCTCGAGCTCAACGGCGTGAACGGCGAGATGTCGGTGCGCAACCACACGGGCAACATCTTCGCGCACACGGTCTCCGGCGACATCACCGCGAGCGGCGGCATCCGCCGGTTCACGGTCGACGGGGTCACCAGCGCGATCTTCCTCGATGTCGAGGGCACCCCCGACGAGATCTCGACCAACCTCGTGAGCGGGAACCTCACCGTGCGCCTGGGCGCCGAGGTGCCCACGCGCTACAAGATCAACACCGTCTCTGGCACCCTGCAGCTGGACGAGCAGACCATCCGCGGCACCCTGGGCAAGGGCTACGAGGGCAGCACCGGGCAGCTCGACGGCGCCTGGCTGGACCTGCGCGCGAACTCGGTGTCCGGCAACATCTCCGTCGTGCGTCGGCACAACGTCGACGTCGGCGAAACCGGTGGTGCTTCGGGCGGAGCCGCCGGTGCGACCGGTGAAGGAGCCTGGTCATGA
- a CDS encoding YczE/YyaS/YitT family protein: MAPWDVLTQGIDSHAHLGFGVVTTIISGCVLLLWIPLRQKPGVGTIANALLVGPAADVGLWLIPADLALWLRVLLFAAGLVLLAVASGIYIGASLGPGPRDGLMTGLHACTGWPIWAVRTGIEGSVLAIGWLLGGNVGLGTVAFALLVGPLCQWTLPLFARRPVRESGEVVASAA; the protein is encoded by the coding sequence GTGGCTCCGTGGGACGTGCTGACCCAGGGCATCGACTCCCACGCGCACCTGGGCTTCGGCGTGGTGACCACGATCATCAGCGGCTGTGTGCTGCTCCTCTGGATTCCGCTGCGCCAGAAGCCGGGAGTGGGCACCATCGCCAACGCTCTCCTGGTGGGGCCCGCGGCAGATGTGGGGCTCTGGCTCATTCCCGCCGATCTGGCCCTCTGGCTGCGCGTGCTGCTCTTCGCCGCCGGACTGGTGCTGCTGGCTGTCGCCTCGGGCATCTACATCGGGGCGAGTCTGGGCCCCGGCCCGCGCGACGGCCTGATGACCGGGCTGCACGCCTGCACCGGCTGGCCGATCTGGGCCGTGCGCACCGGCATCGAAGGCTCGGTGCTGGCCATCGGCTGGCTGCTCGGCGGCAACGTGGGGCTGGGCACCGTGGCGTTCGCACTCTTGGTGGGGCCGCTCTGCCAGTGGACGCTGCCTCTGTTCGCCCGGCGGCCCGTTCGCGAGAGCGGCGAAGTGGTCGCCTCCGCCGCCTGA
- a CDS encoding M23 family metallopeptidase: protein MQSQDYARAATAVATAEGARAAAQSAYDAARVDLAATVADHVSATTRVDEVRALAEAASTQAAISSRALATLVRAMVQRGADTTTLDALLGDQDSAELLSRLGIVDRISELTGSLDKLRERVDKDQLRASRLQADLEAAQAAAQSFPLADKQAALSTAEVALGQATAALASATTAAQAVLAESASTAALRSAAASSQLAGTVGARLSGQGWATPAVGIVNDGFGPRPNLPLPGVEPFHSGTDLAAACGTPVYAASTGVVAQTGQLGTYGNWILIDHGDGVATGYAHIRDGETWVSLGETVTAGQVIAGVGSTGASTGCHLHIEVRVDGTPIDPQPFFAARGITLGAG, encoded by the coding sequence GTGCAGAGTCAGGACTATGCCCGCGCCGCCACGGCCGTCGCGACCGCGGAAGGCGCCCGGGCCGCCGCGCAGAGCGCCTACGACGCCGCCAGGGTCGACCTTGCGGCAACGGTGGCCGATCATGTGTCAGCGACAACCCGAGTCGACGAGGTCCGAGCCCTGGCCGAGGCGGCATCCACCCAGGCCGCGATCTCGTCAAGGGCCCTGGCCACCCTGGTCCGAGCGATGGTCCAGCGCGGGGCCGACACCACCACGCTTGATGCGCTGCTGGGCGACCAGGATTCCGCCGAGTTGCTGTCCCGGTTGGGAATCGTCGACAGGATCTCGGAGCTGACGGGGAGTCTCGACAAGCTGCGGGAGCGGGTCGACAAGGACCAGCTCCGAGCATCTCGCCTGCAGGCGGACTTGGAAGCCGCACAGGCCGCCGCCCAGTCGTTCCCCCTGGCCGACAAACAGGCTGCCCTCTCGACGGCAGAGGTTGCCCTCGGTCAGGCGACCGCAGCCCTGGCGTCCGCGACGACTGCGGCGCAGGCGGTGCTGGCCGAATCAGCGTCCACCGCCGCGCTTCGATCCGCTGCCGCATCCAGCCAGCTGGCCGGTACCGTCGGCGCTCGCCTCAGCGGGCAAGGCTGGGCCACGCCGGCCGTTGGCATCGTCAACGACGGATTCGGACCTCGCCCCAACCTGCCGCTGCCCGGGGTCGAACCATTCCACTCCGGCACCGATCTCGCCGCCGCCTGCGGCACGCCCGTGTATGCGGCCAGCACAGGAGTCGTGGCCCAGACCGGCCAACTGGGCACGTACGGCAATTGGATCCTGATCGATCACGGCGACGGTGTGGCCACCGGGTATGCGCACATCCGGGATGGCGAGACATGGGTGAGCCTGGGCGAGACGGTCACGGCAGGCCAGGTCATCGCCGGGGTCGGCAGCACCGGCGCGTCGACGGGCTGCCACCTGCACATCGAGGTTCGGGTCGACGGCACGCCGATCGATCCGCAACCGTTCTTCGCCGCCCGCGGTATCACGCTCGGCGCCGGCTGA
- a CDS encoding MerR family transcriptional regulator — protein MDYSIQDIARLAGTTSRTLRHYDAEGLLLPSRIGSNGYRYYDERALVRLQRILLLRELGLGLPAIREVLDREVDEGAALRAHLGWLEQEQSRLQRQIRSVHSTITALEGEEPLMADTMFDGFDHTHYKEEVEERWGQTAYATGDDWWRSKSPAERDQWQATSGTLQADWADAATRQLDPAGDEAQFLARRHVEWLGSIPGLPRTDGHPAADYVRGLGEMYVADDRFAANYGGPTGAAFVRDALTVYAAEHL, from the coding sequence GTGGACTACTCGATCCAGGACATCGCCCGCCTGGCCGGAACCACCAGCCGCACCCTGCGCCACTACGACGCCGAGGGGCTGCTGCTGCCCAGTCGCATCGGAAGCAACGGCTACCGCTACTACGACGAGCGGGCGCTCGTGCGGTTGCAGCGCATCCTGCTGCTGCGGGAACTCGGTCTCGGCCTCCCGGCGATCCGCGAGGTTCTCGACCGCGAGGTCGACGAAGGGGCGGCCCTGCGCGCCCACCTCGGTTGGCTCGAGCAGGAGCAATCCCGCCTGCAGCGCCAGATCCGCTCGGTGCACAGCACGATCACCGCATTGGAAGGAGAGGAACCCCTCATGGCAGACACAATGTTCGACGGCTTCGACCACACCCACTATAAGGAGGAGGTGGAGGAGCGCTGGGGCCAGACCGCCTACGCCACGGGGGACGACTGGTGGCGGTCCAAGTCCCCCGCCGAGCGCGACCAGTGGCAGGCCACATCCGGCACGCTGCAGGCCGACTGGGCGGATGCCGCCACCCGGCAACTCGACCCGGCCGGCGACGAGGCGCAGTTCCTGGCCCGTCGCCACGTGGAGTGGCTCGGATCCATCCCCGGTCTTCCGCGGACCGACGGGCATCCGGCGGCGGACTACGTGCGGGGCCTGGGCGAGATGTACGTCGCCGACGACAGGTTCGCGGCGAACTACGGCGGCCCCACCGGCGCCGCGTTCGTGCGCGACGCCCTGACCGTCTACGCGGCCGAGCACCTCTAA
- a CDS encoding PadR family transcriptional regulator encodes MTPTFAHGSLRLYLLSLLAERPRHGYELIQALSDRFGGTYSPSAGTIYPRLAKLEEEGLVTKTAGDRKTVYEITDAGRAELAARADDLQNIEDEVTDSVRRLADEVRTGVTEAMKSLRADLASAARQAKAEHARAEHTKPTPDARPAGDANRALREADMVLNDFRQQLRADLRTQAYRSTMPEDTVPELRRQLDAVRASILDSLKR; translated from the coding sequence ATGACCCCGACATTCGCCCACGGCAGCCTGCGCCTGTACCTGCTCAGCCTGCTGGCCGAGCGCCCAAGGCACGGCTACGAGTTGATCCAGGCGCTGAGCGACCGCTTCGGCGGCACCTACAGCCCCAGCGCCGGCACGATCTACCCGCGCCTGGCAAAGCTCGAAGAAGAAGGCTTGGTGACCAAGACCGCCGGCGACCGCAAGACCGTCTACGAGATCACCGACGCCGGACGGGCCGAACTGGCCGCCCGCGCCGACGATCTGCAGAACATCGAGGACGAGGTGACCGACTCGGTGCGCCGCCTGGCCGACGAGGTGCGCACCGGCGTGACCGAGGCCATGAAGAGCCTGCGCGCCGACCTGGCCAGCGCAGCCCGGCAGGCCAAGGCTGAGCACGCCCGCGCTGAGCACACCAAGCCCACTCCGGACGCCCGCCCGGCCGGCGACGCCAACCGGGCGCTCCGCGAGGCCGACATGGTGCTCAACGACTTCCGGCAGCAGTTGCGCGCCGACCTGCGCACGCAGGCCTACCGCTCCACGATGCCGGAGGACACCGTGCCGGAGCTGCGCCGGCAGCTTGACGCCGTGCGCGCGAGCATCCTCGACTCGCTCAAGCGGTGA
- a CDS encoding PLP-dependent aminotransferase family protein, with protein sequence MSPNQLTARALETLLGEWRTNGTAYRALADRIRLLTLDGRIPTDSRLPAERDLGTRLGLSRTTVTAAYGQLRSAGYLHSVQGSGSVTRLPGAPEPTDVPSQPPVLDLGQAVLPAWPGLAEVAALAAADLPRYLGGSGFDPVGLPELRQAIAERYRARGLPTEPDQIMVTVGAQHAIALLARVLVNRGDRVLIETPTYPHAYEALRAAGGRLMPVSVTAALPGADPGWDEAALLQTLERSNPVLGYLMPDFQNPTGQTMPVAQRERVLAAASRQGTLLISDETIGELDIDRVGDFGPFAASADAARPDLAVTVGSVGKSVWGGLRVGWIRADPGLIRKLAAARLANDLGTPVLEQLIVTRLIEQLPDILESRRLLLRAGRDRLTEGLAQRFPEWRVPAVDGGITLWVNLGRPVSSQLALAARTQGLLLPAGPRFGIDGAFERFLRIPFCYGPDEMPRALDALALAWESLLRHPLPDTGYLADVV encoded by the coding sequence ATGTCGCCGAATCAGCTGACCGCTCGCGCCCTCGAAACCCTGTTGGGGGAGTGGCGCACCAACGGTACCGCCTACCGGGCACTGGCCGACCGCATCCGGCTGCTCACCCTCGACGGCCGCATCCCCACCGACAGCCGGCTGCCCGCCGAACGCGACCTCGGCACCCGGCTCGGGCTCAGCCGCACCACCGTCACCGCGGCGTACGGCCAGTTGCGCAGCGCCGGGTACCTGCACAGCGTGCAGGGCTCGGGCAGCGTAACCCGCCTTCCCGGTGCACCCGAGCCGACGGATGTGCCGTCCCAGCCCCCGGTGCTTGACCTCGGCCAGGCCGTGCTGCCGGCCTGGCCCGGCCTGGCCGAGGTCGCCGCGCTCGCCGCGGCCGACCTGCCCCGGTACCTCGGCGGATCCGGCTTCGACCCGGTGGGACTGCCCGAACTCCGGCAGGCCATCGCGGAGCGGTACCGCGCACGGGGCCTGCCGACCGAGCCCGACCAGATCATGGTCACCGTCGGGGCGCAGCACGCCATCGCCCTGCTGGCCCGGGTGCTGGTGAACCGTGGCGACCGGGTACTCATCGAGACGCCCACCTACCCGCACGCCTATGAGGCCCTCCGCGCGGCCGGCGGCCGCCTGATGCCAGTGTCGGTCACCGCCGCGCTGCCCGGCGCCGACCCGGGCTGGGACGAGGCCGCCCTGCTGCAGACCTTGGAGCGCAGCAACCCGGTGCTCGGCTACCTCATGCCCGACTTCCAGAACCCCACCGGGCAGACCATGCCGGTGGCCCAGCGCGAACGGGTGCTGGCCGCCGCTTCCCGCCAGGGCACCCTGCTGATCAGCGACGAGACCATCGGCGAACTGGACATCGACCGGGTGGGCGACTTCGGCCCGTTCGCCGCCTCGGCGGATGCCGCCCGGCCCGACCTCGCCGTCACCGTCGGGTCGGTCGGCAAGTCCGTCTGGGGCGGGCTGCGGGTCGGCTGGATCCGGGCCGACCCCGGCCTCATCCGCAAGCTGGCCGCAGCCCGCCTGGCCAACGACCTCGGCACCCCGGTGCTCGAGCAGCTCATCGTGACCCGGCTGATCGAACAACTGCCCGACATCCTCGAGTCCCGGCGCCTGCTTCTCCGCGCCGGCCGGGACCGGCTCACCGAGGGCCTGGCCCAGCGGTTCCCCGAGTGGCGGGTGCCGGCGGTGGACGGCGGCATCACCCTCTGGGTCAACCTCGGCCGCCCGGTGAGCTCGCAGCTGGCGCTCGCCGCCCGCACCCAGGGCCTGCTACTGCCGGCCGGCCCGCGCTTCGGCATCGACGGGGCCTTCGAGAGGTTCCTGCGCATCCCCTTCTGCTACGGCCCCGACGAGATGCCCCGGGCCCTGGACGCCCTGGCGCTGGCCTGGGAGTCGCTGCTGCGGCATCCGCTGCCCGACACCGGCTACCTCGCCGACGTCGTGTAA